One stretch of Gemmatimonadota bacterium DNA includes these proteins:
- a CDS encoding MarR family transcriptional regulator: protein MDREATTDDRELPQAFDPLSLKVWVVLARCYQSFSRLVAHDLARHGLTTPQFGVLEALYHLGPLTLGELAGKLLVTGGNITYVMDRLEREGLVQRVRSESDRRVVTAELTCEGRELLDRIFPDHAEIIEEAMGVLDTSEREELHRLLKKLGLSVRDELD from the coding sequence TTGGACCGCGAGGCCACGACGGACGATCGGGAGCTCCCCCAGGCGTTCGATCCGCTCTCGTTGAAGGTGTGGGTCGTGCTGGCCCGTTGCTATCAGTCGTTCTCGCGGCTGGTCGCGCACGACCTGGCGCGGCACGGGCTGACGACACCGCAGTTCGGCGTCCTGGAGGCGCTGTACCACCTGGGTCCGCTGACCCTGGGTGAGCTGGCGGGCAAGCTGCTCGTCACCGGTGGGAACATCACCTACGTGATGGATCGCCTCGAGCGTGAAGGCCTCGTGCAGCGGGTGCGCTCCGAGAGCGACCGACGCGTGGTGACGGCGGAGCTGACGTGCGAAGGCCGCGAGCTGCTGGACCGGATCTTCCCGGACCACGCGGAGATCATCGAGGAGGCCATGGGCGTCCTCGACACGAGCGAGCGGGAGGAGCTGCACCGCCTGCTCAAGAAGCTCGGCCTGTCCGTCCGCGACGAGCTGGACTGA
- the lpdA gene encoding dihydrolipoyl dehydrogenase: MADQFDVIVIGSGPGGYVAAIRAAQLGLKAACVEVDKLGGVCLNIGCIPTKALLTSALLVNEMKHGESHGILVGDMKISLGPAQKRSRGVADQLSKGIGFLFKKNKVTHLQGYGRIKGKGEVEVQGSDGQTTTYQTKNIIVATGSRPRNLPNLQIDEERIWSSTGALFQTEAPGSLAVVGAGAVGMEFADVYESFGSKVTVVEALDRVLPLEDKECSDHVAKRYKKRGIEVLTGVWLEGSQRTDQGVQLTLKLPDGSQRVLEVDRVLSAVGRVPNTEDVGLDSVGVKMSEKGGFIETDEFLQTNVEGVYAIGDCTKPPLLAHKASHEGIVAAEHIAGHGHHTVDYSNIPNCTYTHPEVASVGLTEEQAREAGHEIEVGKFPWVGNGRALAMGDAEGFIKVIRDTKYSEILGAHIVGPHATELIAEFVLGRHLESTVEEMERAIHPHPTLSEAIGEGALASLGRPIHI; this comes from the coding sequence GTGGCTGATCAGTTCGACGTCATCGTCATCGGGAGCGGACCGGGCGGATACGTGGCCGCGATCCGCGCGGCGCAGCTCGGGCTGAAGGCCGCCTGCGTCGAGGTGGACAAGCTCGGTGGCGTCTGCCTGAACATCGGCTGCATCCCCACCAAGGCCCTCCTGACGAGCGCCCTGCTGGTCAACGAGATGAAGCACGGGGAGTCCCACGGCATCCTGGTCGGGGACATGAAGATCTCCCTGGGTCCCGCCCAGAAGCGCAGCCGGGGCGTGGCGGACCAGCTCTCCAAGGGCATCGGGTTCCTGTTCAAGAAGAACAAGGTCACCCACCTGCAGGGCTACGGCCGCATCAAGGGGAAGGGCGAAGTCGAGGTCCAGGGCTCCGACGGCCAGACCACCACGTACCAGACGAAGAACATCATCGTCGCGACGGGGTCGCGCCCCCGGAACCTGCCCAATCTCCAGATCGACGAGGAGCGCATCTGGTCGTCCACCGGTGCCCTCTTCCAGACCGAGGCCCCCGGCAGCCTGGCGGTGGTCGGCGCGGGCGCCGTGGGGATGGAGTTCGCCGACGTCTACGAGTCGTTCGGCTCCAAGGTCACCGTCGTCGAGGCGCTGGACCGCGTCCTTCCGCTCGAGGACAAGGAGTGCTCCGACCACGTGGCCAAGCGCTACAAGAAGCGTGGGATCGAGGTGCTGACCGGCGTGTGGCTGGAGGGGTCGCAGCGCACGGACCAGGGCGTGCAGCTCACGCTCAAGCTGCCGGACGGCAGCCAGCGCGTGCTCGAAGTGGACCGCGTGCTTTCCGCGGTCGGTCGGGTGCCCAACACCGAGGACGTGGGCCTGGACTCCGTCGGCGTGAAGATGAGCGAGAAGGGTGGCTTCATCGAGACGGACGAGTTCCTGCAGACCAATGTCGAGGGCGTCTACGCCATCGGGGACTGCACCAAGCCACCGCTGCTGGCCCACAAGGCCTCCCACGAGGGCATCGTGGCCGCCGAGCACATCGCCGGGCACGGGCACCACACGGTGGACTATTCCAACATCCCCAACTGCACGTACACCCACCCCGAGGTCGCATCGGTGGGCCTCACCGAGGAGCAGGCGCGGGAGGCCGGACACGAGATCGAGGTGGGCAAGTTCCCCTGGGTCGGCAACGGCCGCGCGCTGGCCATGGGCGACGCCGAGGGCTTCATCAAGGTGATCCGGGACACGAAGTACTCGGAGATCCTGGGCGCCCACATCGTGGGGCCGCACGCCACGGAGCTCATCGCCGAGTTCGTGCTGGGCCGCCACCTCGAGTCCACCGTCGAGGAGATGGAGCGGGCCATCCACCCGCATCCGACGCTCTCCGAAGCGATCGGTGAGGGCGCCCTGGCATCCCTGGGACGGCCCATCCACATCTGA
- the asnB gene encoding asparagine synthase B produces the protein MCSILGILDLHSDPAALRARALELSKLQRHRGPDWSGVFSSDRAILVHERLAIVDVLSGAQPLHAPDGGAVLAVNGEIYNHQELRGRLGEPYAFQTASDCEIILPLYRERGTDFLNDLNGIFAFVLYDRDADRWLIGRDPIGVIPLYTGYDEHGTLFVASEMKALTSICHTVREFPPGHLWDSRESEPRRYYEPTWRDYDAVAGGPTDPARVREALEAAVHRQLMSDVPYGVLLSGGLDSSIISAVARRFAERRIEDDDQSPAWWPRLHSFAVGLEGSPDLAAARTVAEHIGTVHHEFHFTVQEGIDALSDVIWHLETYDVTTIRAATPMYLMARRIRAMGIKMVLSGEGSDEVFGGYLYFHHAPDARSFHEETVRKLDRLHLFDCLRANKAMAAWGVEARVPFLDREFLDVAMALDPAVKMAGKGRMEKHILREAFEDLLPASVAWRQKEQFSDGVGYGWIDSLKAHAESSVTDQEMARAPARFPIHPPATKEGYFYRTIFERHFPLASAAECVPGGPSVACSTPEALAWSQALSEVVDPSGRSVRAVHEKAY, from the coding sequence ATGTGCTCGATCCTCGGAATCCTCGACCTGCACTCCGACCCGGCCGCGCTGCGCGCCCGGGCCCTGGAGCTCTCCAAGCTGCAACGCCACCGCGGGCCGGACTGGTCGGGGGTCTTCAGCTCCGACCGGGCCATCCTGGTCCATGAGCGCCTGGCCATCGTCGATGTGCTGAGCGGCGCCCAGCCGCTGCATGCGCCGGACGGGGGCGCCGTCCTGGCCGTCAACGGCGAGATCTACAACCACCAGGAGCTCCGCGGCCGCCTCGGGGAGCCCTACGCGTTCCAGACGGCGTCCGACTGCGAGATCATCCTGCCCCTCTACCGGGAGAGGGGCACGGACTTCCTGAACGATCTCAACGGGATCTTCGCCTTCGTGCTCTACGACCGGGACGCCGACCGCTGGCTGATCGGACGCGACCCGATCGGGGTGATCCCGCTCTACACCGGCTACGACGAGCACGGCACGTTGTTCGTGGCATCCGAGATGAAGGCGCTCACCTCCATCTGCCACACGGTCCGGGAGTTCCCGCCCGGCCACCTCTGGGACAGCCGCGAGAGCGAGCCCCGCCGCTACTACGAGCCCACCTGGCGGGACTACGACGCCGTCGCCGGCGGTCCCACGGATCCCGCCCGGGTGCGCGAGGCGCTCGAGGCGGCCGTGCACCGCCAGCTCATGTCGGACGTGCCCTACGGGGTGCTGCTGTCGGGGGGTCTGGATTCGTCCATCATCTCGGCCGTGGCTCGGCGGTTCGCAGAGCGGCGCATCGAGGACGACGACCAGAGTCCCGCCTGGTGGCCCCGCCTGCACTCGTTCGCGGTGGGCCTGGAAGGCTCCCCCGACCTGGCCGCCGCGCGCACGGTGGCGGAGCACATCGGGACGGTCCACCACGAGTTCCACTTCACGGTGCAGGAGGGCATCGACGCGCTCTCCGACGTGATCTGGCACCTCGAGACCTACGACGTGACCACCATCCGGGCCGCCACGCCCATGTACCTGATGGCGCGGCGCATCCGGGCCATGGGCATCAAGATGGTGCTGTCGGGAGAGGGGTCGGACGAGGTCTTCGGGGGCTACCTGTACTTCCACCACGCGCCCGACGCCCGGTCCTTCCACGAGGAGACGGTGCGCAAGCTGGACCGGCTGCACCTCTTCGACTGCCTGCGCGCCAACAAGGCCATGGCGGCCTGGGGGGTGGAGGCGCGCGTGCCCTTCCTGGACCGCGAGTTCCTGGACGTGGCCATGGCGCTCGACCCGGCGGTCAAGATGGCCGGCAAGGGCCGCATGGAGAAGCACATCCTGCGGGAGGCGTTCGAGGATCTGCTGCCGGCCTCGGTGGCCTGGCGGCAGAAGGAGCAGTTCTCCGACGGCGTGGGCTACGGCTGGATCGACTCCCTGAAGGCGCACGCCGAGTCCTCCGTCACGGACCAGGAGATGGCCCGGGCGCCCGCGCGGTTCCCGATCCACCCTCCGGCCACCAAGGAGGGCTATTTCTACCGGACGATCTTCGAGCGCCATTTCCCCCTGGCCTCGGCCGCCGAGTGCGTGCCGGGCGGGCCCTCCGTGGCGTGCAGCACGCCGGAGGCGCTGGCGTGGTCGCAGGCCCTGTCCGAAGTGGTGGATCCGTCCGGGCGATCCGTCCGGGCGGTGCACGAGAAGGCCTACTGA
- a CDS encoding LemA family protein: MWILLVVGALILFGIMAYNSLVRLRERADGAWSDIDVQLKRRYDLVPNLVETVKGYASHEQETLERVIQARNRAIGASGPADQAQAENVLTGALRQLFALAESYPQLQAAGGFRDLQGQLSDIEEKISQARRYYNAVVRDYNSKLKTIPTNLVANAFNFETREYFEMDEAERAAPKVDFS; this comes from the coding sequence ATGTGGATCCTCCTGGTCGTCGGAGCCCTGATCCTCTTCGGGATCATGGCCTACAACAGCCTCGTGCGCCTGCGGGAGCGGGCGGACGGCGCCTGGTCCGACATCGACGTCCAGCTCAAGCGCCGCTACGACCTGGTGCCGAACCTGGTCGAGACGGTGAAGGGCTACGCCTCGCACGAGCAGGAGACCCTGGAGCGCGTCATCCAGGCCCGCAACCGCGCCATCGGCGCGTCCGGGCCGGCCGATCAGGCGCAGGCGGAGAACGTGCTGACGGGAGCGCTGCGGCAGCTCTTCGCCTTGGCGGAGTCCTATCCGCAACTCCAGGCCGCGGGCGGCTTCCGGGACCTGCAGGGTCAGCTCTCCGACATCGAGGAGAAGATCAGCCAGGCCCGCCGCTACTACAACGCGGTCGTGCGCGACTACAACAGCAAGCTGAAGACGATCCCCACCAACCTGGTGGCCAACGCCTTCAACTTCGAGACGCGCGAGTACTTCGAGATGGACGAGGCGGAGCGCGCCGCCCCCAAGGTGGACTTCTCCTGA
- a CDS encoding DUF2207 domain-containing protein, with amino-acid sequence MRWRESAAAALVLLAAAAPARGQQRSIAFDRFDAVVEVATDGSIEVRERIEVTFTGAWNGIFRRIPVRYETPQGFGYKLFLDVESVTDESGTELEHWVTDEQGHRQVKIRVPGAVDATRTVAIRYSVPNALRFFEEHDELYWNVTGDEWEGGIGAASARITLPTGVENVRTNAWTGVYGATSQNAEIQAQGNEIYVETTAPLQYREGLTVAIAWNPGVVARPGPLAKALRFLRSNVVLTFPLFFGWLFFGLWRRKGRDPAKGSITAQYDPPEGLRPAELGTLIDATPHMRDITATLVDLAVRGYIRLEEVDREGLLKFGSTMQIQRVKDRSTWSELHAHERKMLEGLFEGGVDTVTTDELKQDFYVHLGGIKDGIWDRLLQKGFYDERPDKVAAKYTLLALLAVVATLVLSVMLAARFFLPTITIFVATIGTAALTIPFAVLMPARTVGGVKALEHVLGFEEFLSRADGDRLRRMSIDPQAFERFLPYAMALGVEGRWAKAFEGIYTTPPQWYTSHRGGPFRPALWVSDLSGLTDSTSRAMASTPARSSGSSGSSGFSGGGGFSGGGFGGGGGGGW; translated from the coding sequence ATGCGCTGGCGCGAATCAGCGGCCGCGGCCCTCGTCCTCCTGGCCGCGGCCGCCCCCGCCCGGGGGCAGCAGCGCAGCATCGCCTTCGATCGGTTCGACGCGGTCGTGGAGGTCGCGACCGACGGGTCCATCGAAGTGCGGGAGCGCATCGAGGTCACGTTCACCGGAGCGTGGAACGGCATCTTCCGTCGTATTCCGGTGCGGTACGAGACGCCGCAGGGCTTCGGGTACAAGCTCTTCCTGGACGTGGAATCCGTCACGGACGAATCGGGGACCGAGCTCGAGCACTGGGTCACCGACGAGCAGGGCCACCGCCAGGTGAAGATCCGCGTCCCCGGGGCCGTGGATGCCACGCGCACGGTGGCCATCCGCTACAGCGTCCCGAACGCGCTCCGGTTCTTCGAGGAGCACGACGAGCTCTACTGGAACGTGACGGGGGACGAGTGGGAGGGCGGCATCGGGGCCGCGTCCGCGCGCATCACGTTGCCGACCGGTGTGGAGAACGTGCGCACCAACGCCTGGACCGGCGTGTACGGCGCCACCAGCCAGAACGCCGAGATCCAGGCGCAGGGCAACGAGATCTACGTGGAGACCACCGCGCCGCTCCAGTATCGCGAGGGCCTCACCGTGGCCATCGCCTGGAACCCCGGCGTGGTGGCCCGGCCGGGGCCGCTCGCGAAGGCGCTCCGCTTCCTGCGCTCCAACGTGGTGTTGACCTTCCCGCTGTTCTTCGGCTGGCTGTTCTTCGGGCTCTGGCGCCGGAAGGGGCGCGATCCCGCCAAGGGCAGCATCACCGCGCAGTACGACCCGCCCGAAGGCCTGCGGCCCGCGGAGCTGGGCACGCTCATCGATGCCACACCGCACATGCGCGACATCACGGCGACGCTCGTGGACCTGGCGGTGCGGGGCTACATCCGCCTGGAGGAAGTGGACCGGGAAGGGCTGCTCAAGTTCGGAAGCACGATGCAGATCCAGCGCGTGAAGGACCGGTCCACCTGGAGCGAGCTGCACGCGCACGAGCGCAAGATGCTCGAGGGTCTGTTCGAAGGCGGCGTCGACACCGTCACCACGGACGAGCTCAAGCAGGACTTCTATGTCCACCTGGGCGGCATCAAGGACGGGATCTGGGACCGCCTGCTGCAGAAGGGCTTCTACGACGAGCGTCCCGACAAGGTGGCGGCCAAGTACACGCTGCTGGCCCTGCTGGCCGTGGTGGCCACGCTGGTGTTGAGCGTCATGCTGGCGGCGCGCTTCTTCCTGCCCACGATCACCATCTTCGTGGCGACCATCGGCACGGCTGCCCTGACCATCCCCTTCGCGGTGCTCATGCCCGCGCGCACGGTCGGAGGCGTCAAGGCGCTCGAGCACGTGCTGGGCTTCGAGGAGTTCCTGAGCCGCGCGGACGGGGACCGTCTGCGCCGCATGAGCATCGACCCGCAGGCCTTCGAGCGCTTCCTGCCCTATGCCATGGCGCTCGGGGTCGAGGGTCGGTGGGCCAAGGCGTTCGAGGGGATCTACACGACCCCGCCCCAGTGGTACACGAGCCACCGCGGCGGGCCGTTCCGCCCGGCCCTCTGGGTGTCGGACCTGTCGGGGCTGACCGACTCCACGTCCCGGGCCATGGCCTCCACACCGGCCCGGTCTTCGGGCTCCTCCGGCAGCTCCGGCTTCAGCGGCGGGGGCGGCTTCAGCGGGGGCGGGTTCGGGGGTGGCGGCGGGGGCGGCTGGTAG
- a CDS encoding Glu/Leu/Phe/Val dehydrogenase, with amino-acid sequence MASTTPSFSAQVDRYFDKAAPYTGVGADLLHQIRTCNAVYAFHFPLKRDDGTIEVVQAWRAHHSAHRTPVKGGIRFADHANEDEVIALASLMTYKCAMVDVPFGGAKGAVRIDRNAYSDAELERITRRYTYELAVRNLIGPGVDVPAPDYGTGGREMAWIVDTYATLAPDKLEAAGCVTGKPVEEGGIAGRVEATGRGVLFGVRELCDDTEVMKGLGLPPGLAGKRVVVQGLGNVGSHAALFLQEAGGVLVALAEYNGAIANPDGLDAETALAHFREHGTLEGCPGATRFLARSADALELDCEILVPAALENVITEENAPRIQARILAEAANGPTTAGAADQLLSRGVQILPDMYLNAGGVTVSYFEWIKNLSHIRFGRMERRFEEASNRRILAAVEDLAGRPLDPLVRERAAAGAGEIDLVRSGLEDTMVGAYRNLAEVSRTHTVDLRTAAYIHAIGKIARVYQNRGIFP; translated from the coding sequence GTGGCCTCCACCACCCCCAGCTTCTCCGCCCAGGTCGACCGCTACTTCGACAAGGCCGCTCCCTACACCGGCGTCGGCGCGGATCTGCTGCACCAGATCCGGACGTGCAACGCCGTCTACGCCTTCCACTTCCCCTTGAAGCGCGACGACGGGACCATCGAGGTGGTGCAGGCCTGGCGGGCCCACCACAGCGCCCATCGCACGCCCGTGAAGGGAGGCATCCGCTTCGCCGATCATGCCAACGAGGACGAGGTGATCGCGCTGGCGTCCTTGATGACCTACAAGTGCGCGATGGTGGACGTCCCCTTCGGCGGCGCCAAGGGAGCGGTGCGGATCGACCGCAATGCCTACTCCGACGCGGAGCTCGAGCGCATCACGCGCCGCTACACGTACGAGCTGGCCGTCCGCAACCTGATCGGGCCCGGGGTGGATGTGCCGGCGCCGGACTACGGGACCGGCGGGCGGGAGATGGCGTGGATCGTCGACACCTACGCGACGCTGGCTCCCGACAAGCTGGAGGCGGCCGGGTGCGTGACCGGCAAGCCGGTGGAGGAGGGCGGCATCGCCGGCCGCGTGGAGGCGACCGGGCGAGGCGTCCTGTTCGGGGTTCGGGAGCTCTGCGACGACACCGAGGTGATGAAGGGGCTGGGTCTCCCCCCCGGCCTGGCGGGCAAGCGGGTCGTGGTGCAGGGCCTGGGGAACGTGGGCTCACACGCGGCGCTGTTCCTCCAGGAGGCGGGGGGCGTGCTCGTGGCCCTGGCCGAATACAACGGCGCCATCGCGAATCCGGACGGGCTGGACGCGGAGACGGCGCTCGCGCACTTCCGCGAGCACGGCACGCTGGAGGGGTGTCCGGGCGCCACCCGGTTCCTGGCCCGCTCGGCGGACGCGCTCGAGCTGGACTGCGAGATCCTGGTGCCGGCCGCGCTCGAGAACGTCATCACCGAGGAGAACGCGCCCCGGATCCAGGCCCGCATCCTGGCCGAGGCCGCCAACGGCCCCACCACCGCCGGGGCCGCCGATCAGCTGCTTTCGCGCGGCGTGCAGATCCTGCCCGACATGTACCTGAACGCCGGTGGTGTGACCGTCTCCTACTTCGAGTGGATCAAGAACCTCTCGCACATCCGCTTCGGCCGGATGGAACGGCGCTTCGAGGAGGCCAGCAACCGCCGCATCCTGGCCGCCGTGGAAGACCTGGCCGGCCGTCCGCTCGACCCGCTCGTGCGCGAACGGGCCGCTGCCGGGGCAGGGGAGATCGACCTCGTACGCTCGGGTCTGGAGGACACCATGGTGGGAGCGTACCGGAACCTCGCGGAGGTGTCGCGCACGCACACCGTGGACCTGCGCACGGCCGCGTACATCCACGCCATCGGGAAGATCGCGCGGGTCTATCAGAACCGCGGGATCTTTCCGTAA